A stretch of the Salminus brasiliensis chromosome 19, fSalBra1.hap2, whole genome shotgun sequence genome encodes the following:
- the LOC140541288 gene encoding galactose-specific lectin nattectin-like: MAVWTVPLFLGLLLATDGALGGLQHLHKSCPPDWTEYGNRCFKFFESQVEWADAETECLKNSGNLASVHCHKENAFLQDLIKKGTGSLMNTWIGGHDAVAEGTWLWSDGSRMDFHDWSKNEPSNYKNKEHCMTMNYGDLNQWNDIPCNLSRPFICARN; this comes from the exons ATGGCCGTCTGGACTGTGCCTTTGTTTCTTGGGCTTTTGCTGGCCACAG ATGGAGCACTTGGAGGGCTGCAGCATT TGCATAAGTCTTGCCCACCTGACTGGACTGAATATGGAAACAGATGTTTTAAGTTCTTCGAATCCCAAGTTGAATGGGCTGATGCAGAG aCTGAGTGTTTGAAGAACAGTGGGAATCTTGCTTCAGTGCACTGCCAtaaagaaaatgcatttttacagGATCTCATTAAAAAAGGCACCGGCTCTCTGATGAACACCTGGATAGGTGGCCACGATGCTGTAGCA GAAGGAACATGGCTCTGGAGCGATGGGTCCAGAATGGACTTCCATGATTGGAGCAAGAATGAGCCCAGTAACTACAAGAATAAAGAACACTGCATGACAATGAACTATGGAG ATCTTAACCAATGGAATGATATCCCTTGCAATTTATCCAGGCCATTTATTTGTGCCAGAAACTGA
- the LOC140541196 gene encoding galactose-specific lectin nattectin-like, giving the protein MAIWTVPLFLGLLLATDGALGGLEHLHKSCPPDWTEYGNRCFKFFKPQVEWVDAETECLKNSGNLASVHSHKENAFLQDLIKKDTGSLMITWIGGHDAVAEGTWLWSDGSRMDFHDWSKNEPSNYKNKEHCMTMNYGDLNQWNDIPCNLSRPFICARN; this is encoded by the exons ATGGCCATCTGGACTGTGCCTTTGTTTCTTGGGCTTTTGCTGGCCACAG ATGGAGCACTTGGAGGGCTGGAGCATT TGCATAAGTCTTGCCCACCTGACTGGACTGAATATGGAAACAGATGTTTCAAGTTCTTCAAGCCCCAAGTTGAATGGGTTGATGCAGAG aCTGAGTGTTTGAAGAACAGTGGGAATCTTGCTTCAGTGCACAGCCAtaaagaaaatgcatttttacagGATCTCATTAAAAAAGACACCGGCTCTCTGATGATCACCTGGATAGGTGGCCACGATGCTGTAGCA GAAGGAACATGGCTCTGGAGCGATGGGTCCAGAATGGACTTCCATGATTGGAGCAAGAATGAGCCCAGTAACTACAAGAATAAAGAACACTGCATGACAATGAACTATGGAG ATCTTAACCAATGGAATGATATCCCTTGCAATTTATCCAGGCCGTTTATTTGTGCCAGAAACTGA